CCAGCTCTGCTCCTGgcctgcacacatacacacacacacacacacagtcacactcagtGACACATGCAAGGCACAAGCAAGTCTATGTTCTTCCtcacatacataaaaacatatagcATAGAAACACACTTGCATGCGTGCGCATCGGTGTTGCTCTTTAGCTctcttacacatacacacttctcCTGGCAGTGAGAAGATAATAACTAGTTGTtgagagggagtgtgtgttgCTAAGTATTGTACGTGTACCTGCTAATTAACACATACAGACAGTCTGTATGATTTAATTATCTGGGTGActaccacacacatacacgttgcacacacacagactgcctgtgttgttgtttccatAGTGATTTTgtcaataacaataatagaaGGAATGCGACAGTGGGTGTTCTTGGAGTGTGCATACAGATAAATGTATGCAGTTGTGCACACATGCTTATGTGGAACTTAACTTAACATTTACTATTTGTTACTGTGATTTCCAGGTTATCCCATCATGCACCAGATACTATGTATCATTACTTGGGATTAGGTACATGTACTCCTCCTAATCTTCAGTCAAGTTGAATTATTAGAAAGGATAACAAGGAAACCATAAGTGTAATCCACTCTGTCTGCTGTTATCATATACGTTCTAGTGGATACCATTATTTGGGGGGTTTGCCTCTGGATCTGGGTTTCTATGTCAGTATTGGCTAAGAGGTTTCCAGAAGAATCCTCGTgaattgtttttactttactttattaatttatgattTGCCATGTTCAATTTctatgtttaaataattttactgtgttagaataaaaacaaattagttttcaaaattaaaaaaaaaaaaacatatggaCTGAGGGTGAAAGGATGAATGTGAATACATGTGCAAATGTCTACCTCGGTATCAGACTGCCAAGAGAGGGGGTTGGCAAGAgtgtttgttctgcttcttAAAACAAACTCTTGAGGCAGATGAATGATAGCAGGCGACGCGATTAACAGACACGAGGCTGAATGAAAAGCTTGTAGCAGTGCTTCGCTCACGCTGCCTTTCTCCGCCTCTTTGTGTCGTGCATATTCTTCGTGACTCCGAATTTGCTGGAAAACTTTGAGTTGTGGATCACATCTGCTGAAAATGAGGCACTTAAAGTCAAGTGTGGAGAAGAGGTGAGAGGGAAATGGGCTAAATGAAAGCGGAGGGGTTGAGAAAAGGAGCCAAACGTACATAATAAATGAGAGGGTGATACCTAAGGAAAAGAAGTAGGAGTAAAGAATGGAAATAAAGTCATCGTTGAAAGTCACCTTACTGTTACGTAGCCACAGGGGCTGGCATTGCTTCCAAGTGGTAGAGCCAAGTCACTCTTTCCCATTAGCAGTTAGAATAAactatttatctttattatataCACTCATCTGTCAAAAAGATCGTGGAGGTCCACAGCCCATATTCATGAAATACAAgacatatgtatatgtattttaatgttttaaatatttgaactaCACCAGGGATGCTTGATTTATCTTGCCCCGtttaaatattgattttcttttctccttttctctaaTGTAATATGTACACTTAAATTGATGGCTTTAATCTGGGAAGTGTTTAAGCAGGGCTGATTGGAGGAATACGTGTGGTTTAAGTGGTGAACTTCTTAACTACTACAGAAATCTTTAGAGAAGCTGTATCGTGTGGAAATCTGGAAAGTCTGCCTTCTGGTTTACCAGAATCAACTTAGCATGAAGTTCAACTGTAAATAGCCTGTCTGTAAAGAGACATCCAGCTCCGCGAGGACGATGCAGTTCTTCCAAGTGCAATCCTGCAGCGAAATCCAGAATTCTGGATCTGACATCAGAGCTGAGATGCCTTTGGGAAACTCAGTGCCCTGTTGTCTCCCACGTGCTTGTTCAGGAAGGTCATTGTCGCCATGGCTGAGATGTGGTGGGTAGAGTTGGCAGGCTTAGcagccacagaaaaaaaaaaagtgggttGCATTTGGTTTGTGGCAGTGAGCAATgacactgtgtactgtgtgatTAAGTTAACAGGTGTTgcttgaaaatgtgttgttctCTTCTCTAAAGTTGTTTAAACTTTTGCAGGGCTGTGGGCAGTCCGCTAGTGATGGACCCTAACAGCATATGCAGGAAGGCAAAGCGCCTGGCGGGCAAGCAGGCGGAGCTGTGCCAGACCCAGCCGGAGATTGTCAGTGAGGTAGCCAAAGGAGCCAGGCTGGGCGTCAGGGAGTGCCAGTACCAGTTCAGGTACCGGAGGTGGAACTGCACCAGCCACAACAAGTACTTCGGCAAAATACTGCAGCAAGGTGAGTAAGGGAGGAATGGATGCATCCAGTGATAATAATCTTTGTCTTATTTGACCGATGAGAGTAACGATACCACTCACACTTCCGTCCGTCTaacatgaagctgcagctgctttgcACACCAGTACCTCATAAAATAGGATTGTGACTTGCTGCTTTAaagacacacataaaaaaattgTCACATCCCATTTTTTTAGCGGTGAGTGCCTTAGCATCTGAACCCATGACCTCGCGACCACAGCCAGCGGCCTTACGTCAACTTGAGGTCAGATCGCTGTCTGATGGCAGCACAACAGACAAAGGCAGCTGTTGTATTTCAGACCAGACATATTCACACTTGACTGACTCTCCTCCTCATCAGATTGGGCACGCTTGAAGTAATCAAGTAAAATTGCCTTTTCTCTTAACATTTCTCTTAAGATCTTCCTCCAGTTCTTTGAAGTATGTGATTTAACTGATGTTGGGTCAGCCCTGGGTCTTCTgcaattactgtgtgtgtgtgtgtgtgtgtttttttttttctttgaatattACAGTCATAGAGAGCTCCCTGTCTCTTGGTCTTGTTGGACTGGCTCTACAGAAGAcctttatctgtgtgtttaatcaACAAACAGGGAGCTTCcaatattaaaatacaacaaaaatgtGTCAAGCGTGTTAATAAACTCTTTTGGGATCTCAGTGTACTCACCAGTCATTAACGTCACAAGGGACTGACACAAATTATCATACTAATCTTCATAATATTAGTACTGCTTCTTAGTCTAAGAGTaagtatacaaaaaaaatcctatctTGAACCACTCAACTTCCCTAATGACATACCATGCACGTTATCTACCATTACACGCTCAGAACACTTGATATTATTTGTCAGTAACACATGTAGCTGAGCCTCATTATGGTTAAACACAATGTTTAGTCTCTTATCTCGTCTAATTTATGACACTACAGGGGTTGCTGGTGACTCTGATTAAGATAgcaagagggagaaaaaagaaggaagatgACAGATAgactgagaaaaaaagagagataaggaagagagagggaaaggggCAAGAATCTACCAGTAGAGGACAGATCAGCAATTAATCATAAATTCCTGCCTGTCTATAAGAGAGGCTAAAGTGCTCCTCTGTTTTGAAGCCTTTGTCCGCAATTACCTGGATCTCTCCTTAATGGCTGTTTATCATGAACTAGAAGcagtaaatgtcaaaacaaaagtGCCTCTGTGTTTAATGCACTCTCTCTTAAAGTGGTTAACCTGATTGACCCGTGTTTAGAGTTGTGATAATAGgctttcatttcattctgaGGGCATTTTGAAGTTTGTCTTTGTGGAGAAATCAGATAGTCCTGGTGAAAATAGGTGCAGACTTTCGGGATGAGCATTGGTagctgcctttttttctcttttttttttttttttttgggacaCAGCCAGTGGTGTTTTGCTGGGTTGCTAGGATCATCTGGAGAGTTTTGATTTTGCATGCCCTGCTAGAAGTGCCTGCATAAGGACTTTGAGTGGCAAATTCACATAcggtagggtctgatctttttTGATCTTGCAGAGAATCTGCATGAAGAGATGCGGCTACTAAAAATTGGCCATCTGTGATGACCACCAGGTGTTTAGTAGACTTTGTGACAGTCACTGAAGttgatgctgatgctgtgcTTGTGGAAGACAGCgacttctgtcttggagagaTTGAGCTGAAAACGTCTTTCTCTCACCCAAACAGTGATGTCAGAGAGACATTGCTTATACATTTCATATCCAGCTGAACAGAAATAAGACACTCAGACATATTCTTCTGGCATGGTGTAAATGTTTGCGTTTCACTTGCGCCAAGCCCCCAGACAAGAAAGAGACACCAAAGTTGAGGTGTGGACATGTGtctatgtatgtgtgcgtttgtaTAATAGGGGTTTTAGCTGATTTCACAACTTTACTGAAACACTgccatttcacacatttattgCAAGTGTGAGTGAAGGAACAAGTTGATGCAAGGATGACAACTTATTTCGAATCAAAGACTTGAACCTTTCACACAGTCATCTCCGAATTCAGGTCGAATTTCgacttttttgtcattatttggTGGTTATTATCCTCTTTGCCTTCATCTGCACTATGTTTAAATAATACCACCCCCACCCCAAGACTCACAGTGCAAGCCAAAAGGTGATGCTGGTAATCACAAGAGGTGTTGTGACCTTTGAAAGTCGTGGGAggctgtgcatctgtgtgtgtgtgtgtgtgtgtatgcctcTGTAGAATAAAAAGGACATTTGCTCTGGGCTGTACAGTGGTTGCACATTAAGTAAGCTCGTGTCAGTCGTGTCAGaatattttcattaatgatCTTCACAGGTAGACGCACAGTTATAACGACATGTATACACATGTACACTTTGTATTTTCTTGTGGCTTTTTTGAATATCTTGTATTTAGTGCAactactgtactatactgtatgGCAGGCAGTGTGAAACACTGATCCCTCACTGAGCAAATAATGAAAACACTTGCATGATGTATCATTTAAAAACCTGGCAAATACACTGACGGTATCGTACATGAAATTCGGATTGggtttaaacaaataaaatgataaatgtcagCTAGTTTTGTTGTGGCATCAGTACCAGGAGATAGTCCTGTGGGTTGGTTCCCACACCTGCTTATCCTCTTGTTTATGGTGTGGTTTCCTAGAGTTCCAGTTGGGAGCACTGGGACATTATGCAAAATTGAATaactgaaaaaacaataaaataatttaacaacaacaaaaaaaaaaataaagtagcCCGAAGGCAGTCAGACATGATCGAGACCAGGTATTAACCCGCACCTGAagcacagaaagacacaagaaAACCCAAACACTCCTCCTGTGATGACACACAATCAGAGCTGATATTGAGGCTCATTCCGAAGAACTTGTGTTGAAGACATACAGCTTGGTTTAGGTGCTGGTGCACAGGGTTTCAGCGTCCTGATAGACTTGTGTGGTGGATCCTGCCTCTGGGCAAAAACTTGATTCATCCCAGAGGGGAATTGTTAACCCTGCTAGGATACTATAGTCCAGATAACTGATGGATGAACAGATGAACATTTTCCTCAGTGCTAGTCTGTGTTTTTTAGGGTGCACCTGCATTTGCAGTTTACCTGACACTGGGCGAACCTGAATGCGCAGCTTGGGAACATTACAATTTTTGTGATCGTTTTAGacctgttctgtgtttgtgataaAACTTTCTCTGACGCCTTTTTCTTGCAGACTCAGTGGAATTTTCGTGCCTTCACTTGgcacaaacaggcacacacagggCCTGCtccaaaattaaaaaacaccttTCAGTCATTAAGTGTTTGCGGCTTTCCATTTGCTGCACTTTTCCTAAACCTCTgatttgtatgtgcatgtaaatacTTAACAATTACCAATATTTTAGTTATAACGATCCTGGGTCCTGGAGCTCTAAAGAGGCATCATACCGTGTGTGATGACTGAGCTGCTCACAACTACTTGAAGAAAGCAGTTTTTGGTCAAACACTGGCATTAATCACACAACAGATATTATAAACTAAATGTGCTGTATATCAGCCTCTGATTTGACTGAAAAGGTCATGTGAAATTTTGCCACAGCACACAGCAACAGGATCTGTCTGGATTTAAGTTATCAGCTGATTCTCTAAATGtgagtctctttcttttttcctccagtTTTTCTCCAGTTAGGGTATaatttttgtgtgtatatataatgttCTGTATTCTTGGTAATTTTGGAAAGTCCCCTCTGAgacctctgtttctctccaacACTTTTCTCACAACGAAAATGCCTGGTTTGAGGTAAATACAGCCCCATATCAGTTAAACTTCAGGGATATCAATCTGTCCAATTAGGAAGCACTGGTGATTGTGAATCAGTTTCACCTTCTTTGGTGCAAATTAAAGTGACAACAGGCGCAGGTGAGGAACAAACAACATAGGTGCTGACCACAGACTAATGCTCTCTCCTTAACCTTCCTTCTGTCTGACCAAACTCTCAGAAACAGACCCCATGAGGATGGCATGTAATCAGTTCCTGGTTGATAAACTCACTGCCCGCTCACTGCTTTCAACATTCTCATTACCTAAATCCATTTGAGCACCTATGGGACATCATGTATTGGTGCATTTGATTCCATTGCAGTACCACGGCAGACTGTCCAGGAACTCACTAATGCCCTGATCTGCATCTGAGATCTCCCAGGACACCATCCATCAactcatcaggagcatgcccagACATTGTCGGGAGTGCATATGGACACACAGGGGTCATACAAACTTTATGAGTCACAGTATGAGTGGAGAGTTTGTATAAAGCCCTCAATGTTGAGGATTTCGATTTCCATTCACTGTGATTTTGTACTGAACAAATTATTCCAGGTACATTAGTAAAGATTTTTTAGTAAAGATCTTAAATAATTTGTTGATCACTAATGCTTTAGTGTTCCCTtaatatatttatcttttcatcTTGAATGTGAGAGTCAGATTAAACATACCAGACATCATTTGCATAATGGCATAAAAGTCAGAGTGCTGAAAGAATATGTGCTAATTCTTGTAGAATGGGCTTTTGGAATTAGAAGCAGACGTAGACAGGCCCAGACACCCGCCGTGGCAGAGAATTTGTTTGGAATTCATGTCTCCGAGGAAAATATGTAACAGGGTTCCACAAATAATGTGATTTTTGATAGCTTCttgcacacacagcaacagtttCTCTCTGTATGCTCTCTTTCTGAaccacttctcttttttttgtgtttccctCCCTTTGTCTATTTTTACTGGTGTGATATTTTGATCCATGTTACCAAGAAGTATCCTTTATCAATATGAGATTCCCTGCTGgaaatacagtgtgtttctatTGCATCCGAGGACATCGTGATATGATGAGCTGTGTGCTGATGTttcacatacatgcatacaaatAGATCCAGAGATATTTTGGAGATGACACATCTTGATTTGAGTATGTTGCTGCTCCTGAAAATCTCAGCCTTATTCTGCTGAACAGCAGGAACCATTAGGTGTGGTCCATCTAAAATGTAACATGGGCGtgcagcgcacacacacacacacacacacacacagttgcagaAATGTTCTACATGTACCGCCATGCACATTCAGTATAAAGTCAATGATTTATTTAAGCTGCCAACAGTCAGAGCgacagtaaagaaaacaaagtcgGCAGCAGAACctgttcacacaaacattagACAGCGTGGCTGTTTGTGAAGATGCCATTAATGCTTAAAATCATAAAGCAATGCTTTTCACATACATACGCattgacacacatgcacacaaaccttCACAAATTAGCCTGAACCGAGGCACCTCTGGGTGTTGGGGCGCACAGCTGGTGTTGATATCATGGCGAGCTGGGTTGTGCAGGTTTTGTCGCACGCCACACATTCTCTGTGCGCGTGTGCGTTCCCTAATGAATCCCATTCTCTGAATCATGTGATATGGAGTTGGCAGTGTTGGTGGTGGTGACTGCACGCTCAGAGCCTTCCAGCTCTTTGCTTCGTCTCCACTCACACATTATGTACAATGGTTTTTTGGTGGctattatttttcacattctCCCCGCGTCTCATCTATCTAGACAGCGTTTTGCCACTGAAGTCATCAACATCCCTGTGGTACGCCAAGCCCATTTGGCCCTGCTGAAACATTAAACAGGTCACAGACTGTATGCCATGTGTGTcaactaaacaaaaatatttccCATTGAGGAACAATTATGGAAACAGCCAGGTTTTCACAGCCAGTGTTAATTTGTGTCTACAGCAAAATAGATTCATTTGAATCACTGCAACTGTTTTTCAAGAAGCTATTTACAAAGGAGCATTCTCCTATTTCTGCCCAGGAGGTCTTTGAGATTCTTTAGTAGCTACTCATTTCTTATCGCGTGAGTAACAATAGCTGCAATAACCAAGGATAAAAATGCGTTGAGCGGAGGTTGAGGGCGATGCTGAAGCAACGGGTGAGGACAGACGATCAATTAGCACTTGTGGCTGGACATGTCTTTAGCCAGGAGTGTTAAGCTTTGCACTTGAAATAACCTAGCAGcttgtgtatgagagagagagaagctacCAATATGTCAATGAAAAATTGCGTGAGTGTCTAAATCTGTAGGCATCTATCTTTTAAATGTACTGTCATTATGTCATAATGGGTATTGTAGGTTTTCAAGTTGTGAACCCGTGTAAACTTTGTTTTAATCATTACTCACCTCTAACTAAAACCCATCTGTCGCTTGCCCCCTGTATTGTAGATATTCGGGAGACAGCGTTTGTTTATGCCATCACAGCGGCCGGCGTGACCCATGCTGTGACCCAAGCCTGCAGTATGGGAGACCTTCTGCAGTGTGGCTGTGAGGCCACCAGGAACAGGGCCCCTCCAAGGCCACCTTTATCCACTTCTGGTGATGGAGTCAAGTGGGAGTGGGGGGGCTGTGGAGATGATGTAGAGTTTGGTTATGAAAAGTCCAAACAGTTTATGGACGCCAAGAGGAAAAGAGGCAAGAGCGACATCAGGACGCTCATCGACCTGCACAACAATGAGGCCGGACGACTGGTAAGAAAACGCTTCAGTGAATGTCTGTGTGGTTTATGTTtgtagataataataataatgaataatatattttaaagccCCTAGTGCTTATCATAGGTCTGATGTTTCAACATACTAAAAAAAGGTGCTGCTTGACCTGTGGAATGTTCTTCATTCCACAAACATGCGAAAGAGAAAGACATCGCTCGCAGCCATATTTGTGTAGCACCGTAAGCTGATATTCTGACAAGAGTCGGgtttctgaaacacaaaaaacaagagCGTGccacacattttgttttcaagcCTCCGAGGCAGATAGCTTCTTACATTTCCACAGCCCTTGTACAAGTTTAAAGTTCCTCTTTGTTGCTCGTATGAGCACTGAGTGAATTATGACCAAGTCAACTTGCTACCGAATGAGCAAAGAAGCAACTTTTCACACGAGTTGATTATGTTCATTTAGAGTGTAGCTCCGTAAAATCTCCAAGATCACATTTACTATTAGCTGTGAGTGTTGTCTCGCTTGCAGTTTGTTACGCTTGCCTGCACAAATGTTGCACATGCACAAGCAAAAGATGGACTAACACTTTAGCTGGGGTCAAAGGCAgatagagaaggagaggaggattTGGAGGTATAGTCTAATtgtagtttagttcagttaaGCACATGTCTCTTTAGGTGTATGCATGCGTATGTGTTTGAatggacaggtgtgtgtgtgtgtgtgtgtgtgtgggtgggtgggtgtgtgtgcgtgtgtgatgGGTTAATTATGTGCAGTATAAGTGAATGATCTGTTGTCAAGGCTTGTTGGCTGTAGGAAGGCCAGAGGCAACatggaaggagaggaggggagggagttAAATTCCTTCTGAATAGCGTCTGCTTTTATCTTACCTATcggtgtatgtttgtgtgtgtgcatgtacgcGGCGTGTGATCCGGTGGCTTTGTCTGTGATATAttatgaaaacacaataataaataacatctTTAGAGAACGTGTCATTTGTCGTTTCTGCATCACTGCAGGCTACAAGGTTAAAAGGTTCcttgtctcttttttctgtctgatcagtcttctcttttgcttttttttttttttcacctgtttGCCCTCcttcacctctctcctctcctctgccacACCAAATCCCAAATCCACGCTCTTCTCTGCACTTTCCCTTCCCAGGCAGTGAAGCTCTACATGAGGACAGAATGCAAATGCCATGGACTATCGGGCTCATGCACCTTGCGCACATGCTGGAAAAAGATGCCTCATTTCCGCGAGGTAGGCGACCGCCTGCTGGAACGCTTCAATGGCGCCTCCAAGGTGATGGGTAGCAACGACGGGAAGACCCTGATCCCTGTCAGTCAGAACATAAAGCCGCCAGATAAGCAGGATCTGATCTACTCAGACGAGTCGCCCGATTTCTGCCTTGCAAATCGGAAAACGGGCTCACTGGGGACACGGGGCCGCATGTGCAACAGCACAGCGATGGACATCAGCGGCTGTGATCTGCTGTGCTGCGAGCGTGGCTACAGGGAGGAGACAGTGGTGTTTGAGGAGAACTGTCTGTGTCGTTTCCACTGGTGTTGTGTGGTCCAGTGCAAAAAGTGCTTTGTCCGAAAAGAGCTTAGTCTCTGTCAGTGATGAACTGGTCAACTGAGGTTGAGAGTTGTCAATAATTGCTTTAGTTTGGCGACCTAAGGAAAGTGTCTGGACTTTCACAGCGATGCTTTTGTTACTCTAGTTCAGTCACACAGTGGCCCTGAAAATTCCTATTCACATAGTGATTGAATCCAGAAAGACAAGCAGTGCTGGCCAAAGACTTGAATGGTATGAAAGGTAAATATAACCACATGCAACTAAAGTAAAATagacaaatgtttcatttccaAACTacctatttttcttttcttgcttaTGAAAGGACCAAACAATGTTACTGGTTTCCATACAATTGAAAGAGGACACATAGACATTGCCAGCTAGCACACTTTCTTGGTGTCTCTTCGACTGTCAGTTCAACAACAGAGCTTGGTGTACATCTAAAAAGAGCTTTATGCATCGGCATGTATTGGATGCTCCTCATTAAATTATGCATTTctgcaattaaaacattttatccTGTAGTGTTTGGTATAAAAAGTCATTCAGAGACTGCTTTCTGTCTGCAGTATGCTGTAGCATTTCAGCTAAATGATGGTTCATTAAATacttctttaaaatgttctctTCATATTAGATCATCCCATGACCTTGCAAACTATTGCAAGGTAACAGTAACTGTTAATGCTAACATTATTTGGAATGGTTGCACCGAATACAGTTTtgacgtttttctttttttttatcgcTTCagcggcaaaaaaaaaagagaaaaaaaagcataaaaggGAAATGGTATCATATTATGATATTTGAAGAATGCTGTCAACTTGGTCTGCCAGCAAAGATAATTTATATAAAGATATGATGACAAGATTCACTTAAAAATGATGACTACTCACTCCAGACTCTCTCTCAGAAGCACTTTGGATGTGACAGCTGCCACGGACTTCCCCAACAGTTTGGTTATGAAACctggctgtttttttgtttctatttttttaaaccaaaaaaaaaaaaactactttatttactttgatgtATCAAGAAAATGTATatgatgtattttgtttatCTGTTATAATATACAGGGCAAATGTTACAGTATGATGCACTTTGGATGTTTGCgttttgtgcatatgtgtgtgtccgtgtgcgagtgataaagtgtgtgtgacagtgtgtttgtgcagtttggCCAGTTATCAGCGTATCCTCTGGTGGACGGCACCTTTTATATATTCATTCCTTCAGTTGCTGTCTGATTTTAAACTGCATTATGTTGGTTATTAAAAGCACACTCTTGTTTGACTCTCTCATGTTGATCTTCCAGTGGCTGCTGTCTGACTGATGCTCCCAAAGATATGCAAAGGTTCAAGgccaaaataaaatgaccacGATTATCACTGACTGTTGATTGTTCTGATATAAAAGccagttttgttttcatctacCTATGTTAGTAGAATCTTTGTAAAAGTAATATTGACTTGCGTTCTTCTTCttaccttttctgtttttgccaCTGTAATATTTGTTATAATGACACAGGGCTGACGTTAGAATTCCTTATCCTTAGCAGTTATAACCTCATTGCCATAACATCTGTATGTCTCCGACTAAAAGCAGAATAGTCGCTCAAGACTAAGTCAGATCAACAAAGTGAactgatttgtgtgtttcttcttctgatcTGTCAGGTAAATGAACAGAAAACCATTTTAGTATCTGCTACATATGCAATGTGgcaaatggaaatggaaaaaaggaaTAGTTGTGGCAATAGAGATCTGAAAGCTTCTGTCAGCTGCACAATTCAATACATGTGAATAGAGTTATTTAAATGCAGCGTGTCACACTGTGCCTTGCCTTACATTTCATTCTGCTCTTCATTATCACATTCTATACCCATTATTTCATAACTGGGAGATACATGGAAATTtcattaaacaaacatgtttaaagtgACTACTATTTATGActcttatttaaaacattattcaaataaaacagttttttttatttagtagtATTCTTTTCATGTGCTTCTAACCTATAAGAGAgacaaaatactaaatactaatactaaataaaGCACAAAGAGTGATTCCAACCTgctgatatatatatagactGTAGACCAACCTTATAATATCTTATATCACAGTTTGGTTTTGACTTCCCTGATGATTTTCACCAAAACTAGATCCTTTCCACACCTCTACCTCGATTACATTCATTTTGCCACTCAGCAGAAAGAGGTGTTGTTTTGAGGTATTTAAGCTGTAGAAATgaaaagatgagagagagggagagagaaaaaaaaagaaaaatcggCCTGTATTAGTTTGAGCTGTACAAGTTGACACAAGTTCATATTTTCCAGGAATTTGTTGCACAGTGGTGTGTAGCAGTCGGGCCAGCAGTTGTGTTTAAGATATAGAGAAGGTGGGCCAAAGAAGAGGAAAATGCCCATGGGACACTCATCTCCACGTGCGTCCCATAGCCCTTtgccctctcccctcctctcctcttctttccttaGATTTTTGCAgctctcccctcccctcctctgctctcctttGCTTtttgctcctctcctctctccgtCTTTAAGCTGTGCAGGCATTCAGTGCTGCATGGGCAAAGCCAGAGAAAATAGACAAGTGAGCAGATAGATTTATTGGAGCATTGGTATAAATAGAGATGCCTGTCgacatctgtgtgcatgtggctgcatgtgtctgtctttgtcagtcactgtgtgtgtgtgtgtgtgtgtgtgtgtgtgtgtgtgtgtgtgtgtgtgtgtgtttgcgtctgcatgtgtgtatccaTGGGAGTGCACAGCCAGGTTAGAATTGGTGTACTTTTCCATTTGTCCCTCTGAGAAAGAAATAGTGCTTAAGGAATATAACATTGTCCCCACCAGAGAGGAGTTTAGTGTCCACCTACGTTGGCTGTTAAGTgcttacacacatacaaagacagCTTCACACAAAGCACTAATGAAGGGTTGCCACTGTAAATAGATCTATAGTGTTTCTCGGCAGACATTTCCTTAGATCAGTCAGATAAATAGAGTCCTGCCTTTTCTTATCTCATACAGTGGTGTCTTGGTGGTCCTCAGCTT
This Anabas testudineus chromosome 21, fAnaTes1.2, whole genome shotgun sequence DNA region includes the following protein-coding sequences:
- the wnt6b gene encoding protein Wnt-6, coding for MTVRLSRIQLALFFILLCPVNIIGLWWAVGSPLVMDPNSICRKAKRLAGKQAELCQTQPEIVSEVAKGARLGVRECQYQFRYRRWNCTSHNKYFGKILQQDIRETAFVYAITAAGVTHAVTQACSMGDLLQCGCEATRNRAPPRPPLSTSGDGVKWEWGGCGDDVEFGYEKSKQFMDAKRKRGKSDIRTLIDLHNNEAGRLAVKLYMRTECKCHGLSGSCTLRTCWKKMPHFREVGDRLLERFNGASKVMGSNDGKTLIPVSQNIKPPDKQDLIYSDESPDFCLANRKTGSLGTRGRMCNSTAMDISGCDLLCCERGYREETVVFEENCLCRFHWCCVVQCKKCFVRKELSLCQ